TGATGACAATGGCATCACCATCGATGGATCCACCTCGATTTCCTTTTCCGAGGATATTCCCGCACGCTTCGAGGCCTGCGGCTGGCACGTGCAATCCTGTGACGGGCATGATGCGCCCGCCGTGGACGCTGCCCTTGCTGCCGCGAAGGCGGAAGTTGGGAAACCGTCCCTGATTGCCATGAAGACCATTATCGGTTTCGGCTCTCCAACAGGGCGGGTTCGGCCAGTGCGCATGGCGCGCCGCTTGGCGAAGAAGAAGGCAATGCGGCAAAGGCTGCTCTGGGCTGGACTTATGAGCCCTTCGAGATCCCGCCCGCATTGGCCCATACCTGGCGCACGGTTGGCAGAAAGGCGCGCGGGGAACGGGAGGAATGGGAAGCGAAATTGCGGACTCATCCCAAAAGGGAAGAGTTCATGCGCCGTCAGGCCGCCCAGTTGCCTGCGGACTATGAAGAGGCCGTTGTGAAGGCAAGGGCTGCGTTGATCGCAAAGCCGGCCAAGGTCGCAACGCGCAAGGCGTCGCAAATGGCGCTTGAAGCGCTTGCTGGCTCGTTGCCCGAACTGGTTGGTGGCTCTGCGGACCTGACGGGTAGCAATCTGACCCGGGTCTCTGCGGTTGACAGCCAGTTCAGCAAGGAAAAGCCGGGCCGCTATATCGGCTATGGCATCCGCGAATTTGCCATGTCTGCTGCCATGAATGGCATGGCGCTGCATGGCGGGCTGATTCCCTATGGCGGCACGTTTCTGGTCTTCAGCGATTATGCACGCAACGCCATTCGCCTTTCGGCCCTGATGGGGGTTGGCACCGTCTATGTGATGACCCATGACAGCATCGGTCTCGGCGAGGATGGTCCCACCCATCAGCCGGTGGAACATATGGCAAGCCTTCGAGCGATCCCCGGCCTTCAGGTCTTCAGACCTTGCGACGCAATGGAGACGCTGGAATGCTGGGATATCGCGATCCGGTCGCGCAATCGTCCGTCCCTGATGGCGTTGTCCCGGCAGGGCGTGCCGCAATTGCGTCTCGATGAGGCGGGTGAAAATCTTACGGCCAAGGGCGGCTATGTAATCCGCAGCTTCGGCGACGGTCGTGATGTCACGCTGATTGCCACCGGAACGGAAGTTGCTCTGGCTGTCGAAGCTGCTGAAGAGCTTCATGCCTCGGGTCTGGCTGTCGCTGTGGTTTCGATGCCGTGCTGGGAGCTGTTTGATCAGCAGTCGACGGCCTATCAGGACGAAATTCTCGGCTCGGCTCCAAGGATAGCCATTGAGGCAGCTAGCAAATTTGGCTGGACGCGGTATGTGTCATCCGAAGCCAATGTGATTGGTATGGATGGCTTTGGCGCATCGGCTCCTGCGGAACGCCTCTATCAGGAGTTCGGCATCACCAAGGAGGCCATTGTTGCCCGTGCCAAGCTTCTGTGTGCTCAATAGAGCGAGTACTAAGCCCTTTGTCTTGAGACGGAGGTGCCTGTTGCATCTCAATGGGTGCTGTCGTCTCAAGACATGTCTCTTGAAAGAAAGGGGTCCTTATGGCCCGTATAGTTTTTGATCTCGATGGAACCCTGATTGACAGTGCGCAGGACATACTGGAGCTTGCCAACAGGGTTCTTGCCGAGGACGGCAAGGGGCCGCTGTCACTGAAGCACGTGAATGACTTCATGGGGCATGGAACTCCATCGTTTGTCGAGAGTATGCGTCAGGCTGTGGGACTTCCCGATAGCGAGCAAGAGCGTATTCTGGCGCGCTATCGTGTGCTCTATGATGATGCGGTCAAACTCACCGATCTCTATCCCGGTGCGCGCGATGCACTCGGTCGCCTGTCGGCCGAGGGGCATGTGCTCGGGATTTGTACCAACAAGCCGACGCGGCCATGCATGTCCGTGCTTCGTCATCTCGATCTTGGTTCGACCTTTGCCGAGGTTATTTGCGGCGACAGCCTGAAGGTGCACAAGCCCGATCCGGCCCCCTTGTTCGCGACCTTCAATGCCATGGGCGAGGGTGAGCAGATCTATGTCGGCGACAGCGAGGTCGATGCCGAAACCGCTCGCCGGGCAGGGGTTCCCTTCCTGCTCTTCACGGAAGGCTATCGCAAGTCTCCGATCGAGGAGATACCCAACACGGCAACATTCAGCCATTTCGACGAGCTTCCCGGCCTTGTTGCCCGAACTCTGGCAGCGGTTTCGTGATCGCCAGACTTCAAGACTTCAGGCCGTAACCAGTCGGCACCCACACAGACACCAATTGCGGTCGCTCCCAAACGCAAACAATGGGGAAATGCAAACCGCATGAACGGAGGAAAGACCCATGAAATTCTTTGTCGATACAGCCATCATTGATGATATTCGCGAGCTCAATGACTATGGCCTGCTGGACGGCGTCACCACCAACCCCTCGCTGATTGCCAAATCCGGCCGCGACTTCAAGGAAGTCATTGCCGAAATCTGCGCCGTGGTCAGCGGGCCGGTGTCAGCCGAAGTGGCTGCACTTGATTTTGACGGCATGATTGCCGAGGGCGAGCATCTGGCCAAGATCGCTGACAATGTGGTCATCAAACTGCCGCTGACCCTTGATGGTCTGAAAGCCTGCCGCTATTTCACCAGCAAGGGCATCAAGACAAACGTCACCCTCTGCTTCAGCGCCAATCAGGCTCTGCTTGCTGCCAAGGCTGGCGCAACCTTCATCAGCCCGTTTGTTGGTCGCCTCGATGATCTGAATATCGATGGTATGGAGTTGATCAGCGACATCCGCCAGATCTATGACAATTATCAGTTCAGCACCGAGATCCTTGCTGCGTCTGTCCGCTCCGCCAACCATGTCAAGGAAGCCGCGCTTGCCGGGGCGGATGTGGCAACCATTCCGCCTGCTGTCATCAAGGGACTGGCTCGGCACGTACTGACCGACAAGGGGCTCGATCAGTTCGCCAAGGACTGGGCTTCGACCGGTCAGTCGATCCTCTGATCCCGCTTGAGAATAGGCTCTTCCAAGACGGACTTGATACCGCTGAAGAGTGTTTCCCCGCAGTGATGAACCCGGCTTTCGAGCCGGGTTTTTTGTGTCCTTCATGATCGGATGCAGGTGAAAAGTGAAGTGGCTCTTTCTTGCAAACTCCTCCTCGTGAGGAAGGGAAGGGGCGTTGTGTATTTGTGATGCTAGTTTTCCTCTTATAAATTATTGAAACTAAAATAAAAATCTTATTCTGTGACAATAGTCAGTTGTTATTTGACAAATGATAAAACTTAGTGCTATTTGTTGTTATGGAAATGGCGAGTGGAGGCTCGTCGGAGGAATTTGCGACCCGGATTTCCAAGGAGGTTTGAGACCAGACTTTTGGTTCAGGTGGTGCTGTTATGGTCTGTAATGGCCCTGTCACCGTCCAGTCTGGTTTCGTGCGTGCAGGCAAGCACAGATTCTGCATGCTGCTGTGGTCGTCAGCCTTTCTGCTTCCGATGCCTCTTCCTTTTCAACGACGTCGATCAGATGATCGGCGATGGCAAGATGGTCAAACAAGGACAGTGACATGCAACGCTTTCTCAACAATCCCGATGACATCGTCGATGAGACAATTGCCGGCTTCGTGCGGGCTCATGGCGACGTCGTACGTCTTCATGAAGACAATCACAGGGTCGTGGTGTCCCGCTTTGCCGGAGAGAAAGGTCGCGTCGGCATCGTGACCGGTGGCGGGTCTGGTCATGAACCTGCCTTTGTCGGCTATACCGGCAAGAATATGGTCGATGCAGTTGCCGTGGGTGAGCTCTTCTCTTCCCCGACCGCCAAAAGCTTTGTTGATGCCATCAAGGCCGCCGATGGAGGCGCCGGTGTTGCGGTGCTCTACGGCAACTATGCTGGCGACAACATGAATGTCAAAATGGCCAGCAAGATGATCAAGAAGGATGGCATCGAAGTGGCAACCGTGGTTGCCAACGATGACGTCTGCTCCGCTCCGGCGACAGAACTTGAAAAACGGCGTGGTGTTGCCGGTGAGGTCTTCATGTGGAAGATCGGTGGTGCCAAGGCTGCGACCGGTGCGTCGCTCGAGGAGGTCATTGCCGCTGCGCAGAAAGCTATCGACAGCTGTCGGTCGGTCGGTCTGGGCCTAGGCCCTTGCACTTTGCCTGCAGTCGGTCATCCCAACTTTGAAATCGAACCGGGCAAGATGGAAGTCGGTATCGGCCATCATGGTGAGCCGGGCGTTCGGGTCGAGGATCTTGGCACCGCCAACCAGATCGCCGACGATATGGTGCAGGTGGTGCTGGATGATCACGCTTTGCCGGAGGGCAGGGAAGTGGCCGTGCTCCTTTCGGGGCTGGGCGCGACGCCGGTGAATGAGCTTTATGTGCTTTATGATCGCATGGCCCAGCAGATCGAGGCGCGTGGTCTTTCCATTCACAAGGCCTTTGTCGGCAATTATTTCACCTCGCTGGAAATGGTTGGTGCGACCCTCACCGTGATGGCGCTTGACGATGAACTCAAGTCGCTTTTGGAAATGGAAACCGATTGTCCGGGATTTTAAGGAAGAGACCGACATGCAAGCTATTGCAAACAAGGGTGCGGGTAGCATCCTCGCCGAGATTGCCGCAGTGATCGTGGACAACAAGGCCTATCTGTCAGAGATCGACGGCAAGATCGGCGACGGGGACCACGGCGTCAACATGGCCAAGGGGTTTGGGCGCGCGGCGCAGGATCTGGATCCGGATGGCACCCTGACCGATGCGATGGAAGTGCTCTCCAACATACTGATGACCGAGATCGGCGGGTCCATGGGACCGCTTTACGGCATGATGTTCTCGGATATGGCCGAAGCTCTCGGCGATGCCGAAACCATTGACCCTGCAAGCTTCAGCGCCATGCTCCGGGCCGGACATGATGGCGTTCAGGGAATTGGTAACGCCAAGGTTGGAGACAAGACCTTGCTTGATACGCTGTCGCCAGCGCTCGAGTGCTTTGACAAGGCGATTGCCGATGGCAAGAGCTTTGCTGACGCTCTTGTGTTGATGAAGGCGGCGGCCGTGGCCGGACGGGATAGCACCATCGATCTTGTGGCCAAGCTTGGACGCTCGGCACGCCTTGGTGAGCGGTCTCGCGGTGTTCTGGATGCAGGAGCGACCTCCTGTTGTCTGATCCTGTCCGGCTTTGCCG
The sequence above is a segment of the uncultured Cohaesibacter sp. genome. Coding sequences within it:
- a CDS encoding transketolase C-terminal domain-containing protein gives rise to the protein MRRQAAQLPADYEEAVVKARAALIAKPAKVATRKASQMALEALAGSLPELVGGSADLTGSNLTRVSAVDSQFSKEKPGRYIGYGIREFAMSAAMNGMALHGGLIPYGGTFLVFSDYARNAIRLSALMGVGTVYVMTHDSIGLGEDGPTHQPVEHMASLRAIPGLQVFRPCDAMETLECWDIAIRSRNRPSLMALSRQGVPQLRLDEAGENLTAKGGYVIRSFGDGRDVTLIATGTEVALAVEAAEELHASGLAVAVVSMPCWELFDQQSTAYQDEILGSAPRIAIEAASKFGWTRYVSSEANVIGMDGFGASAPAERLYQEFGITKEAIVARAKLLCAQ
- the gph gene encoding phosphoglycolate phosphatase (PGP is an essential enzyme in the glycolate salvage pathway in higher organisms (photorespiration in plants). Phosphoglycolate results from the oxidase activity of RubisCO in the Calvin cycle when concentrations of carbon dioxide are low relative to oxygen. This enzyme is a member of the Haloacid Dehalogenase (HAD) superfamily of aspartate-nucleophile hydrolase enzymes (PF00702).); the protein is MARIVFDLDGTLIDSAQDILELANRVLAEDGKGPLSLKHVNDFMGHGTPSFVESMRQAVGLPDSEQERILARYRVLYDDAVKLTDLYPGARDALGRLSAEGHVLGICTNKPTRPCMSVLRHLDLGSTFAEVICGDSLKVHKPDPAPLFATFNAMGEGEQIYVGDSEVDAETARRAGVPFLLFTEGYRKSPIEEIPNTATFSHFDELPGLVARTLAAVS
- the fsa gene encoding fructose-6-phosphate aldolase, translating into MKFFVDTAIIDDIRELNDYGLLDGVTTNPSLIAKSGRDFKEVIAEICAVVSGPVSAEVAALDFDGMIAEGEHLAKIADNVVIKLPLTLDGLKACRYFTSKGIKTNVTLCFSANQALLAAKAGATFISPFVGRLDDLNIDGMELISDIRQIYDNYQFSTEILAASVRSANHVKEAALAGADVATIPPAVIKGLARHVLTDKGLDQFAKDWASTGQSIL
- a CDS encoding dihydroxyacetone kinase subunit DhaK, giving the protein MQRFLNNPDDIVDETIAGFVRAHGDVVRLHEDNHRVVVSRFAGEKGRVGIVTGGGSGHEPAFVGYTGKNMVDAVAVGELFSSPTAKSFVDAIKAADGGAGVAVLYGNYAGDNMNVKMASKMIKKDGIEVATVVANDDVCSAPATELEKRRGVAGEVFMWKIGGAKAATGASLEEVIAAAQKAIDSCRSVGLGLGPCTLPAVGHPNFEIEPGKMEVGIGHHGEPGVRVEDLGTANQIADDMVQVVLDDHALPEGREVAVLLSGLGATPVNELYVLYDRMAQQIEARGLSIHKAFVGNYFTSLEMVGATLTVMALDDELKSLLEMETDCPGF
- the dhaL gene encoding dihydroxyacetone kinase subunit DhaL, whose amino-acid sequence is MQAIANKGAGSILAEIAAVIVDNKAYLSEIDGKIGDGDHGVNMAKGFGRAAQDLDPDGTLTDAMEVLSNILMTEIGGSMGPLYGMMFSDMAEALGDAETIDPASFSAMLRAGHDGVQGIGNAKVGDKTLLDTLSPALECFDKAIADGKSFADALVLMKAAAVAGRDSTIDLVAKLGRSARLGERSRGVLDAGATSCCLILSGFADGISARLS